The genomic stretch GTACGTCTGTAGGAACCGACTTCATTCTCTTTATATGGAACTAAAGGCGGATTCTTTTTAAAATGGAACAGTTTGTCATCGAACTCATAGGTTTCGTTTACATAAATAGCTGTTCCATATCCTTGGCGTTCCCAATTGCCGGGAACCTGAATATCCGCCCATCCTCCTGTATAAAACTCCGGTTTATAAAAATCCTTCGGACGGTTATCGGGATTCTTTACCCAATGGAATTTCCAACTACCGTTCAGACTCATATAATAAGGAGAAGATTCATAATCTCCGTTACGGATATCAGATATGGTTTGATAAGGCCACACATAAGTATGAGGGGCCAGTTTGTTCAGTCCGACAGCATATTGGCTCTGCCATTCGGGTTGTTGTTGCGCCGTTACCGGAAATATAACCAGGATAGCCAAAAAATATAATAATGTATTTCTCATATATCTATTTATTCTATCATTACCTCATCAAAATAAATCCTTGCCTCTTGTCCGGGACGTACATGGGTTGCAGGACACTCTCCGACTCCTTTAGCAATAATCCGCACATAACGGCCAATTTCCTTATTCAAATCAAGTACCACATCCTCTTTGAAAGTCCCTTCACGGAAAATCTCTCCATCTGTGAACTGTTTACCGGATACTTTACGATAATCCCGATTATTATTTGAAACCCACACTTCAATATCTGCCGGTTTATGGGCAGCCATGCCATAATTCGTTATACATCCCACTGATACAGAACGAAGCAATTCCTTCTTTTGCAAATCTATAGTAAAAGCAACAGAATCACTGCTTTCCCATGAATGCCATTCGAAATCCGACTGGCGCAAGCTGCCACGTATGCCATTTACTAAAATCTTCCCGGCCTGTTTATTTCCTAAAACAGGTTTGGCGGTAGCCTTATTCCAAGCCAAAGGCAATGTCAATATTTTTCCCATCTGCCGACCTGCTCTATAAGTCGCACACTTTATAGTTTGTGTATCAGTCACCATCAACGGGTTCTTATACAGCAGAGACCGGTCTGTCGGCTCCTTACCATCCACTGTGTAACGGATTTCCACATCAGGACGTTCACATTCCAGTCTCACCTGTAGTTTTCCATTAACAGGAGTTACCGTATGTTGTATATTATACATGGAACAGGCAAACACAATCCCTTTTGCAGACAGATGCTCGTTGAATTTATCCATTGCCACCAAAAAACTTCTCCAATTCTTATGCCAAGGCTGTGTCCAAGCCACTTCGGCTAAAGCAGCCAGACGAGGGAACAGCTGATACTCCACATCTTTCGGTTTATTGCAAAACTCAGTCCACATAGAAGCCTGTACTCCCATCAGCAAGGAACGTACCTCCGGGCTCCATTCTTTCTGTATCGGTTCATACCTATATATATCCTTCAATGTATTATTTCCAAAATAGGTCAAAGGTTCAAACCATTGCGGTCCCTGATAACGAATCAAATACATGATACGTGCAGGAGTCATGACAAACCGATGCCCTTGCTCCGCCGCCTTGACGGCAGCCTGACCGTAACCTCTCCAACCATAAATAATTGCTCCGTCGGGAATCCGGGTATTGGTCAGTTCATCCCATCCCATGACTTCTTTCCCTTTGCTTTGCACATATTTACTCATTCTCGTCATAAAATAACCTTGCAACGCTTCTTCGTCCTCCAGGCCTTCCTGTCGCATACGTTCCTGACAAAGCGGACACTCCTTCCAATGCGTTTTCCGAGCCTCATCCCCACCCAAATGAATATATCTAGAGGGAAACAACTCCACCACCTCATCAATCACCCCTTGCAAGAAAGTGAACACACTATCATTTCCTGCACAGAAGATCACATCCGCATGACTTCCTCCCAGTCCTGGAAGGACACCGATAAATTTATCGACCACAGGACAAGCCAGCAACGGATAAGAAGCCAACGCCGCATTACTATGAGCCGGCATCTCAATTTCAGGAATCACTTCAACCTGATGTCGAGCGGCATACGCCACTATCTCACGGATATCCTCCTGAGTATAAAATCCTTTTTCTACAGTCGGTTCACCCTGCCGGGGATTACGACGCTCCGGAAAAGATTTTCCAGGACGATCTACACGCCGTGAACCGATTTCAGTGAGTAAAGGATATCTCTTTATTTCAATACGCCAACCATTATCATCCACCAAATGCAGATGCAGGGTATTGATTTTCAACATTCCCATACAATCGATAATACGAAGCAGATTCTCTTTCGGAATAAAAAAGCGGGCCACATCCACCATCAATCCACGATATCCGAAACGAGGTTCATCCTTGATTGTCATAGCCGGCACGCTCCAATCCGCAGTTTCCGCCACCGCTGTGCCCTCAATGGAAGCAGGCAATAACTGACGAATAGTCTGCAAGGCATAAAAGAAACCTTTTGTATCTGAAGCTTTAACTATTATCTGCCTGGGAGTTATTTCCAGATGATACGCCTCACTCTTTAATGCGTCATCGGTAAGGAAACTGATTTTTCCCTTCTTTTCTCCAACCTTCACACAAGGAGTAAATCCGGCCGCCTGGGTAAAAAGAGCAGAGAAACAGCGTGCAACCTCTGCCTGCTCCTCATTTTCTACCGTAAAGTCTGTTTTTCCGGAGAAAGTAAAGTAACCTGTACCCGGAGTGACACTCTCCGGGCAGGGAACAATAGATATAGGTTGGATTAGATTGTCAGCAGGTAAGGCCATAGTCGCAAATAACGACCATAGCAAAATCAAACAAGCGTATTTCATGATATATGCTATTTTTCTTATTCTTTGTCTCTATCGGGTGAAAAGCGTACCGGATCATTATACTGCTCCTGCAATCTTGCCAATTCAGCCTTCAGCTCCGTCACAACCGGTTCATATTCTTTCTGACCATAAAGATTGTGCATTTCCGTAGGGTCTGCCTGTAAATCATACAATTCCCATACATCAATATCATTATAGAAATGAATTAATTTATAACGCTCTGTACGTACACCATAGTGACGTTTCACCATATGTTCTGCCGGATATTCATAAAAATGATAATACAATGATTTGCGCCAATCAGCAGGTTTTTCTCCTTTCAACAGTGGAAGCAACGAAACACCTTGGATATCTTCAGGAACAGGAGCACCTGCCAATTCCAGAAAAGTAGGTGCATAATCTATGTTTTGCACTAATTCTGTAATATCACCTTTCCGGTCGAAACCTTTGGGCAACCGCATTATAAGCGGAGTATGCATGGATTCTTCGTACATAAAGCGTTTGTCAAACCAACCATGTTCTCCCATATAGAAGCCTTGGTCTGAAGTATAAACCACCAAGGTATTGTCCAGCATATTCTTTTCTTTCAGATAATCCAGTACACGGCCTACATTATCATCCAACGATTTCACTGTTTTCATATAGTCACGCATATAGCGCTGGAACTTCCAATCGGCCAGTTCTTTACCCTGAGGATTCTTTTTATAAAAGTCATCAATAATGGGACCATAAAACTTATCCCATGCCGCACGCTGCCCCTCATCCATACGTCCGATATAATTTTCATAAAGAGCCTTCAAACGGGTTTGTTTATCGGGGCGAAGCATCTTAAGGTCATAAATCATATCCATATCCTTCACGATGCTCATTTCCTGTGCCGCTGCCGCAGGGCGTCCTTCATAATCATCAAAGAAATTATCGGGCAACGGAAAAGTTTTATCTTCATACAAAGACAAGTTACAAGTATCTGCCAGCCAGTTGCGATGAATAGCCTTGTGATGAATTAAAATACAAAAAGGTTTGTCCTTATCTCGTTTGTTCTCCATCCAGTCTATGGCATCATCAGTAATGAGATTGGTTATATACCCATGTTTTTGAATGGTGTCATTGTCTTGCGTAATAAAATCCGGATTATAATAATCACCTTGTCCGGGTACAATCTCCCAATAATTGAAACCTGTGGGCAAACTCTCTAAGTGCCATTTTCCGATAAGGGCGGTCTGGTATCCGGCCTGTTGCAGCAGCTTCGGAAAAGTCTGTTGCGAACCATCAAATATACAAGTGGTATTATCATAGAATTTATTAGCACAACTATGCTTGCCGGTAATCATGCAGGCACGGCTGGGACCACTCAATGAATTGGCCACAAAACTATTTGTAAAACGCACTCCATCATTAGCAATGCGGTCAAGGTTGGGCGTTTCCATATAACGCTTGTCATAGCAACTCATCATCTGGGCAGTATGGTCATCGGTCATTATATACACGATGTTGTAAGGTTTCTGCTCCTCAGTTTTCTTTTGTGAAGCGCATGATGACAGAGATGCCACAGCAGTAATGCCGGTCAAAGAAAAAAATAATCCTGATTGTAGGTTGTTCATATTCATAAATTTAAATAAGCAAAGAATTAACATCCGCAAAGATACAAGTTATATTATTGTTTCTTGTCTGGAAATGACTATTTTATATCTGAGAATGTCCAGAAACAGGTTACAGACAAGAAAAAAACAGATGCAAGGCGCAGGTGCGCCCTGCATCCGGAAAAATCCAATAAAGACCTATTGAATAAAGCGTTCTATCATGTTTCCTTAATTAGTATAACCATAATTATTGTCACTATAGTCAAGAGCTGAATTGGTGTCTATCTCATCTTTCGGAACCGGGAGCAATAAATTTTTCTTCAAGAAATTTTCATCATTCAAATTTCCATCATTAAAAATACGTTCTCCCCAATTGCCGTTCCGTTTAGGATTATTGGCCACTGATTCTTGAATAATTCCATGCCCATTGTTGACCTCAAAAGCCTTTTTCAGAAACTCTGTGCCGCGTAAACGCATTTTCTGATACATTTCCGGTTCACCGGCACCTTCAAAAATACGTTCAAAATAAATTTTCTCACGCACTTGTTCTTTAGACAAGCCACTCCTCCAGTCAGCCGGCTGAGATGCGTTTCCTGATTGACGCGCTCTCTTCAGCACCTCATTGGCAAATGTTATCGCCTTATCAGTCTGCCCCAATTCATTATATACATCCGCTGCCATCAGTAACATATCTGCATAACGATACAAAATTAAATTCTTATGACTGTTATTACCACTCTGCTCAGGATCCCACGGCTTCTTGAAATAGGGCCATGACTTTGTATTGGTAGATGGCTTTTTTGTCGCATTTTCCAACAAAGACAACAAGCCTTTCAAATACCCTTTTTCAGCGGGAGTCGCAGTAGCCGTATCGGCAATCATAGCATAAAGTTCTTCAGCTTTCGGACTAGCCGGATCAGCTAACTTCTCGTAAGGAATCCGTCCTACATACAACTTGGGTTTCTTCCATCCGGCAGGTTTTTCTTCTCCTCCAATGGTATATGTAAAATAAGGATATGCATATACAGTATCGCGTGCCGAAGCTATAGGCTCCTCTTTAGGTTTCTCACCTTTTCCTACTCCGGCATAAGACTTCCAATAAGTCAGGAATGTGCTTTCAATACGTGGATCACCGGGATAAGTAGCCCAAAAATAATCATACAAAGCTTTTGAAGCACGTATGCGGTCCCAAGCCTGCCCATTACAAGAGCCATTAGGAGCGACCAGCCAGCTACCCCGGTTACGGGTGGTAGAACCTGCAAGTGCAAAATTCAATTGAAAAATAGATTCCGGAGAACCTTGTACATAATCAACAAACAAATCACTGAATTTATCCGCCAGCCGATATTTAGGCATTACCTCATCAAAACACGCTTTCGCCTTCTCCCAAGCCGTATTATCACCCTGACAGCCCAAAGTATGATAAAGTTTTCCTAGATACGCTTTCGCTGCCCACTTCGTTGCAAAACCGTCATCATCTTTTTCCGGTAAATTCTCATAAGCGAACTCCCAGTCAGTACGTACCAATTCAAAGACCTCATTTTTAGGAGAACGAGGAACAGCTACTCCGTCATGAGCAGAGGGAGTGGTCTTTAAAGGTACATCTCCATAGGTAACTGCCAAATTGTAATAAGCCAATGCACGCAAAAAACGAGCAGCCGCTTCCATTGGCAATTTATCAGCCGATTCTAACGGACTATCGGCAATATTGGCAATGAATGCATTTGTTTCACCAATCACTTTATACATCCCTCTCCACGCCATTGTGTTTATAGTTTCATCAATTCCTCCGTCCATAGAGACCAATAAATCTGTAGAACTGCCATTTGTTTGTGACCATCCAAAACCACAATATCCAAATGTTACTTCCTGCCATGCCTGGCCATAAGCATTATCAGCCGACATATATCCGTAACATCCCATCAAAGCCTGTTTGGCATTTTCCACAGTACTAAACTGAGTTTTTGTATTTATCGTATATTGCGGGTCTTCATCCAGCCACGATTCGCAGGATGCCAATAACAAAGCACCTGCTAATAAAAATATATATTTTAGTTTTTTCATTTTACAAAAAAATTATCGGTTAAACTATTTAAAAGGCCACATT from Phocaeicola dorei encodes the following:
- a CDS encoding RagB/SusD family nutrient uptake outer membrane protein, with amino-acid sequence MKKLKYIFLLAGALLLASCESWLDEDPQYTINTKTQFSTVENAKQALMGCYGYMSADNAYGQAWQEVTFGYCGFGWSQTNGSSTDLLVSMDGGIDETINTMAWRGMYKVIGETNAFIANIADSPLESADKLPMEAAARFLRALAYYNLAVTYGDVPLKTTPSAHDGVAVPRSPKNEVFELVRTDWEFAYENLPEKDDDGFATKWAAKAYLGKLYHTLGCQGDNTAWEKAKACFDEVMPKYRLADKFSDLFVDYVQGSPESIFQLNFALAGSTTRNRGSWLVAPNGSCNGQAWDRIRASKALYDYFWATYPGDPRIESTFLTYWKSYAGVGKGEKPKEEPIASARDTVYAYPYFTYTIGGEEKPAGWKKPKLYVGRIPYEKLADPASPKAEELYAMIADTATATPAEKGYLKGLLSLLENATKKPSTNTKSWPYFKKPWDPEQSGNNSHKNLILYRYADMLLMAADVYNELGQTDKAITFANEVLKRARQSGNASQPADWRSGLSKEQVREKIYFERIFEGAGEPEMYQKMRLRGTEFLKKAFEVNNGHGIIQESVANNPKRNGNWGERIFNDGNLNDENFLKKNLLLPVPKDEIDTNSALDYSDNNYGYTN
- a CDS encoding sulfatase translates to MNNLQSGLFFSLTGITAVASLSSCASQKKTEEQKPYNIVYIMTDDHTAQMMSCYDKRYMETPNLDRIANDGVRFTNSFVANSLSGPSRACMITGKHSCANKFYDNTTCIFDGSQQTFPKLLQQAGYQTALIGKWHLESLPTGFNYWEIVPGQGDYYNPDFITQDNDTIQKHGYITNLITDDAIDWMENKRDKDKPFCILIHHKAIHRNWLADTCNLSLYEDKTFPLPDNFFDDYEGRPAAAAQEMSIVKDMDMIYDLKMLRPDKQTRLKALYENYIGRMDEGQRAAWDKFYGPIIDDFYKKNPQGKELADWKFQRYMRDYMKTVKSLDDNVGRVLDYLKEKNMLDNTLVVYTSDQGFYMGEHGWFDKRFMYEESMHTPLIMRLPKGFDRKGDITELVQNIDYAPTFLELAGAPVPEDIQGVSLLPLLKGEKPADWRKSLYYHFYEYPAEHMVKRHYGVRTERYKLIHFYNDIDVWELYDLQADPTEMHNLYGQKEYEPVVTELKAELARLQEQYNDPVRFSPDRDKE
- a CDS encoding glycoside hydrolase family 20 protein; amino-acid sequence: MKYACLILLWSLFATMALPADNLIQPISIVPCPESVTPGTGYFTFSGKTDFTVENEEQAEVARCFSALFTQAAGFTPCVKVGEKKGKISFLTDDALKSEAYHLEITPRQIIVKASDTKGFFYALQTIRQLLPASIEGTAVAETADWSVPAMTIKDEPRFGYRGLMVDVARFFIPKENLLRIIDCMGMLKINTLHLHLVDDNGWRIEIKRYPLLTEIGSRRVDRPGKSFPERRNPRQGEPTVEKGFYTQEDIREIVAYAARHQVEVIPEIEMPAHSNAALASYPLLACPVVDKFIGVLPGLGGSHADVIFCAGNDSVFTFLQGVIDEVVELFPSRYIHLGGDEARKTHWKECPLCQERMRQEGLEDEEALQGYFMTRMSKYVQSKGKEVMGWDELTNTRIPDGAIIYGWRGYGQAAVKAAEQGHRFVMTPARIMYLIRYQGPQWFEPLTYFGNNTLKDIYRYEPIQKEWSPEVRSLLMGVQASMWTEFCNKPKDVEYQLFPRLAALAEVAWTQPWHKNWRSFLVAMDKFNEHLSAKGIVFACSMYNIQHTVTPVNGKLQVRLECERPDVEIRYTVDGKEPTDRSLLYKNPLMVTDTQTIKCATYRAGRQMGKILTLPLAWNKATAKPVLGNKQAGKILVNGIRGSLRQSDFEWHSWESSDSVAFTIDLQKKELLRSVSVGCITNYGMAAHKPADIEVWVSNNNRDYRKVSGKQFTDGEIFREGTFKEDVVLDLNKEIGRYVRIIAKGVGECPATHVRPGQEARIYFDEVMIE